Below is a genomic region from Fusobacterium sp. IOR10.
CTCTAAGTCCTGAAAGGGCACCTAAATCTTGATAATATAATTCACCATTTAGAACTAAATTATCTATAAATTCAAATTTACTTGGAGCATAATACCCCTCATCAATTATTTTTTTATAATATTCTCTCCAGATAGGAGCTGCAAGGCCACCACCAGTTTTTTTGTGCATTTTTGAATTATCATCATAACCTAAATAAACAGTTGTTGCATATTCAGGAGTTATTCCAGCATACCAAACACTTCTTGAATCATTAGTGGTACCTGTTTTTCCCCCTTGGGAAATTCTCTTTCCTCTTTTTGTTATAACCTTTGCCCTTGTACTAGTTCCACTTTCCACAGAATTTTCAAGTAAATTTGTAGTTAAGGCTATGTCCTTTGAATCAAAAACCTTTGTTATTTTAGGAGTATTTTTAATCAATGTATTTCCATTTTTGTCCTTAACTTCTATAACCACTAGTGGTTCTACTACATAACCTCCATTTGAAAAAACAGAGTATGCTTTGGCTAAGTTTAAGGGACTAGATGACACTGACCCTAAGGCTGCTGTTAGATCCCTAGGAGGGTTAAGATTTGAATCTAATTTTCCAACAACATCAAAAAGTTTATTGAATCCAACACCTTTTAGTAATTTTATAGCTACCATATTTATTGATCTATTTAATCCTTCAACTAAAGTTATATTTTTTCTAAACAATGTACCGTAGTTTCTAGGAGCCCAATTACCTTGCACAAGTCTTGAATCTTCTATAATTGTATTTTCACTTTTACCATCTAAAATTGCAGTGAAATATACAAAGGGTTTAAAGGAAGATCCTATTTGTCTATTTGCCATGATTGCTCTATTAAAATTCCTAGGTTTAAAATTCTTTCCTCCAACTATTGAAGTTATGTATCCATTGGAAGAGTTTATACTTATCATTCCACCTTGTAATTTTTCATCTTCCATCATTGGTTTATAATTATCAAATGTCTCTTCTGCTATTTTTTGCATGTCAAAATTTAATGTTGTATACACTTGTAATCCATCATTATAGATTGCTTCTTCATCAAAATTTTCAATTAAATAGTCATGAACTAAGTCTGTAAAACTAGGAGCTAGTGATTTATTTATAACTTCTCTGTTATAAATAATTGTGGTATTTTTCAAATTGATTTTCCCAATATCCTTAACATCATCTATCTTTACAAATTTATGTTTCATAGCTATTTCATATTCTTCTTTTGTTATCATATTAAATTTTTTCATTTGACTTAATACAATTCTCATTCTATTTAAAGATGCCTCTAAATTTCTTCTAGGATTATAGTATCTTGGCCTATTTGGAATACCTGCAAGAACTGCTGCCTCTGGAATGTTAATATTACTTATATCCTTGTGAAAAAGAGATTTAGCTGCACTTTTAATACCATAGTCTCCCTCTCCAAAATATATCTCATTTAAATATTTTTCAAAGATTTCATCCTTAGTATAAGTCTTTTCTATTTCTATTGTTAATATAGCTTCTTTTATTTTTCTAGATAGTTTTTTGTCGTGACTTAAAAAGGCATTTCTTGCAAGTTGTTGAGTAAATGTACTTGCTCCTTGCCTTGCACTTTTATATCTTATATTTATTACTATAGCTCTTAAAATACCTATAGGGTCTATTCCATAATGACTATAAAATCTCCTATCTTCAATTGCTAAAAAAGCATTTCTTGAAATCATTGGTACTTCTTCTATTCTAGCTGGAATTCTTATTTCCTTGTATAACTCGTCTATTTGTTTACCATTAATATCGTAAACTCTAGTTGGAATTGAAGGTGAGTAAGATTCTATTAGTTCTGCTATATTTGGAAGCTCTTTCTTGTAATGATGAACAATTCCAAATACTCCTATTACTCCCACTAAAAAGCTTAAAATACAACCTGCTAATATTATTTTAAAAATTTTTTTCATAAATATACTCCATAAATAAAATTATTTAGTTACGTTTCTTCTTCTCAATTGACCGCAAGCACCGTCTATATCTGTTCCCTTTTCTCCTCTAATTATTACATTAACTTTTCTGTCATTTTTTAAATAATTATAGAATTTTTCTATTTTCTTTTGACTTGGTCTTTCAAATTCATTATCTAAAACTGGGTTGTAAGGAATTAAATTTAATGCATGATCAAATGAATGAATGAAATTAGCTAAAACTTCAGCATCTCCTTGAGAAACATTAACTTCTTTTATTAGAATATATTCAAAAGTTATTCTTCTATTAGTTGCTCTTTGATATTGAACTAATGTACTAAATAAATCTTCTAAAGGATATTTTTTATTTATTGGAACAAGCATGTTTCTTTTTTCATTATCAACTGCATGTAAAGAAATTGCCAATCCAACTGGTAATTTTTCCTCTAAAAGTCTTTCAATTCCTGTTACTATACCTGAAGTAGAAACTGTTATTTTTCTCTTTGAAATATTTAATCCATTTTCATCTGATAAAATTCTAATTGATTTTATTAAATTTTCAATGTTTAAAAATGGTTCTCCCATTCCCATGAAAACAATATTATTTATTGTTTCCCCTTTGTTTCTAAGTCTTCTTTCCACTGTGTAAACTTGATTTAATATTTCATGAACATCTAAATTTCTTTCAAAACCAGAAGCTCCTGTTGCACAAAAAGCACATTTAACTGGGCATCCAACTTGACTAGATATACAAATAGTGATTCTTTCTTTATGTTTTAATAAAACTGTTTCTATTGTATTTCCATCTTGTAATCCGAATAAAAATTTCTCTGTTCCGTCTTTCTTTGATACTTGATGATTTAGTAAATTTAATAATGGGATATATGCATGTTCTGCTAAAACTTCCCTTGATTTCAATGAAAGATTAGTCATATCATGTACATTCCTTGCAATTTTACTGTGTAGCCATCCGTATATTTGTTTACCGTTAAACTTTTTCATTCCCAAAGAAACTACTAAGTCTGTAAGTTCCTTTTCGTTTAAGTTTAAAAGCTCTTTTTTTAAGTTTTCCATTTTTCCTCCAAAATTATAAAGTCTAAGATTAATTATACCAAACTTTCTTGAAAATAACAATCTTTATACTATAAAATGTTTTTAAAAATTTTAAAAATTTCCTCTTTTTCAATACTTCCCTTAATATTTCCTTGTTTTCCTTTCCCTCCACCTTTAAAGTTAGGGTGTGTTTTTCTTATTTTTTGTATTAGTTCTCCGCAATCTAGACAATTACTAATAAGCATTATATTTTCATCAGTTAGACCTATTAAAGTTAGGTTTTTATCAAATATTTTTTTCATACAATTGATTACTTCTTTAGGCTCTTCTAATATAACTATTTTGTTTCCATTTATGTCTATAATATTATCATCTAAATTATTATACAATACATGGGTATATTTTTCATTAATATCGTTAAATTCTTTCTTTAAAATGTCATAATTTTTAAATTGATTATCCACATATGAAACTATTTCATTATCTTTACAACTAAATTTATGTTTTAATTCCTTTACAATTTCACTTTTCATTTCATAATCATCTATTGCTCTTTGTCCTGCTATTATTGAAAATCTTGTGTTTTTACCCTTTGTTTCTCTAGATATAAGTTTAACTAATCTTATATCTTTTAAATCACTAGCATGAAATCCTGCACAGGCACAAGTATCAAACTTTGAAATCTTTACAATTCTAATGTCTTCATTTTTTATTTTTGAACTTACAGGTTTTCTTAGGGCTATTGCTTCAGCTTCCTCTGGGGAACAAATTTTAGTCTTTATTTCTCCACCTTTTTTCACAGCTAAATTAACTTCTTTCATTAAATTTTTAACATCTTCATCTGTTATGTTATTTGAATCTAAGTCAACTGTTGTAAATGTTTCTGTCATTCTAAATCCAACATTATTTAAATTAAATTTTTCTTTGGCAATTCCTGAAAATAAATGTTCTGCACTATGTTGAATAGCTATATCTTCTCTTCTTTCTAGATCTATTTCATAATCATATGTTCCAGCATCTATTTTATTTTCCAATATAACCTTATCTTCAGCTACTTTTAATATTTTTGATCCTCCAATATTTCCTCTATCTCCCAATTGTCCACCTTTTCCATCAGGATAAAGCTTTAGGGAAAATATATCAACATATTGAACCTCTACTTCATACCCTTCCTTTGTTTTATTGCAAGAATTCACTTGTATTTTCATCTAAATTTTCCTCCTATCTTTCTTCTATCTTTATCTATTACATTATACTACACTTTTTAAAAATAATTAATTTTTTAAAAAAAATATTGACATATTTCATAAAATGAGATATCATAACTGAGTAGTGCCTGAGTGATGGAATTGGTAGACGTAGGAGACTCAAAATCTCCCGGTGCTTGCACCTTGCGGGTTCGAGTCCCGCCTTAGGCACCATTAAATTTATAACTTTGCATAAAGTTATAAAACCCTTGTAAAACAATGCTTTGAGCAAATCATTATTCTTTTTGTCGGTATACAATTGCATATGTTTTCAAATTTACAACAAACAAGAAACAAACAAAAGCTAGAATTAATTTTCTAGCTTTTTTATTTTTTTGAAATTTTATAATTCCAATTTTAAAGAAAATACTCTCTTTTAAAAATTATTATAGAATTTTAATAAGTAATTAATATTTTAAAGTATTGATTTTATTTAATTGATGTTATATAAATATAGTGTTAGTGTTTTTAATTACTTAAATGAAAGTAACTTAGAAATAAAAAAATTCTTATAAAAAATATAATTAATCAAAAGGAGATAGATATGAAAAAAATATTAACTGTTTTAATTTTAGGAATGTGTTTTATGGTTACAGGATGCAAAGATAAACATCCTGTGTTAGAAAATAGGATGATTAATGGTTCTGTTGTTGTTTATAATACTAATAATAATAAGCCCTATACTGGAGAATATAATGTGACTAGCTATAATAAATTAAATGATGCCTATGTTATAACAGAAAAAAATTCTTATAAAAAAGGCTTGAAAGATGGTGCATGTTATATTTATAGCCAAGATGGAGTATTAGAAAAGAAAGATATATATATAAAAGGAAAATTATTAACTTCTAATACATATTATGAAAATGGGCAGCTTAAAATAAAATATGCTTTAGGTGAGAATGGAAAGCCTATGGGACCTTTTGAAACATATTATGAAAACGGTCAACTTCAATCAAAAGGTACTATTGGAGAATTAGAAGAAAAAATAGGAATTTGGGAATATTATTATGAGAACGGCCAGTTAAAAACTAAGGAAAATTATAATCGTGTTGAAAATTAAAGAATTAATTTGTTTGTTAATGTTATTAAGACACTCAAAAAAATTAAACAATATAAAAAATATGAGGTATAATTGAGAATATAAAATAATTTTATAAATAAATAATATAACATCAAGTGGGATGAAAGGAGATGATAATACTTGTTATTAACAATAATAATAATTTTAGTAATAGGTTATATTATAGTTAAAAGTTTTATTAATGATCTAGCATTTTTGGTAGGTAAGATATTTGATAAAATAGATAGAGAAGAAGATGAATTAGAAAGAATAGAGAAGGAAAAGAAGAAAAAGGAAGAAAAATATTAAAAATATAAAAGTGAACTGTTGATAAATAATACCTTTTATAATAAATATAAAAATTAGGGTGCCTTAAATGGCACCCTTCTCTTATACTATTTTTTCTGAGTATTCTTTTGATTTATTTTTAAATATTAGATTTGAAAATTATAACTAATATACTTCTCTATCATAGATATATTGCTGCATTGAGTAATCATTAGGATATTTTCTAATAGCTTTATTTCTAGCCCTGGAATTTGTTGTGGACCTCATGTAGTTTTTTGAAGAGAGTTGTCTATTGTAGGTATATTGTTGCATTGAGTAATCGTTAGGATATTTATAAATTGCAATATTTTTAACTTCATTATCAGTAACAGTCTTCATATAGTTTTTCGAAGAGAGCTGTCTATTATATGTGTATTGTTGCATTGAGTAATCATTAGGGTACTCATAGGTTGCAATATCTTCAACTTCTTTGTCACTAACAGTAGCCATATAATTATAAGCAGAGAGTTGTCTGTTATAGATGTATTGCTGCATTTGTTTATCGTTGGGATATTCTCTTTTAGCTATATTCATTATCTCACTATTATAAGAAAAAGAAATACTACATGTTAATACCATCGTTACTAAAAATATTAATCCTTTTTTCATTTTATTTATCTCCTCCTCATAAATTTATTTAGTTTCTTTGCATAACTCTTTACTTGATTATATACCCATATGTTATTTAGTTCAAGGTGTTTGTACACTGTAAACTTAAAACAGAATATAGATATATAGAAAATATTTTAGAATGTGGTATAATATCAGAGGTGATTAATATATGTGGACTAAAGAAAAAATAAAAGAAATATTATTAGAAGAATATTATAATAATAACTGTTTAACACTAAGTTAAATAGAAATAGACAAAATATAAAGAAGAATATCCCTCTCTAAAAAAACCTTAGAAATTAATCTAAGGTTTAAATGTTATTTATTTAATATTTATAAACTTTATTCTAACTTTAGTTTTTTTGTATTAAAATTTAAAGTCTACAATTTCAAATACTTCCCTTGTTCCTCTAACCTTGCCTTTCTCTTCTTCCAGTCAGGCATAAACACTGTAACTAAATTATAAAAATCCTTAGAATGATTAGGATGTACAAAATGGGATAATTCATGAAGTACTACATACTCTATACACTCCCTATCAATTTCTATAAGTTTTTTATTTAATATAATAGCTTCTTTTTTATAAAGACAAGAGCCCCATCTTTTAGTCATTTTTCTTATTTTTATTTTTGGTAAATTAACACCATATTTTTTAAATTTAGGATAAATGTTTTCTAAAATTTCTCCAAATATTTTTTTAGAAAAATCAGCATAATAACTTTCCATCATGTTTTTTTTCTTATTAAAATTATCTGGATTTTTAATATATAGATAAATATACACACCATCAGTTTTTATATATTCTTCTAATGATTTTATTACCTTAAGCCTCACAGCTCTACCTAAAAATATAAAAGTTTCTCCTGGTATATATCTTTTATCTGACTCCTTATAAATATTTTTATCATCTTCTACTTTCTCCAGATGATTTAGAATTAAATGCTCTTTTTTTCTTATAAAATTTTCAATTGCTTCAATAGAAAGTTCTAAATTAGCTGAAACAAAAATACTTCCGTCACTTTTTATTCTTAAATTTATATGTTTTACATTTTTTCTTTCTAAAGTAAATTTTAATATGTTTTCAGATAACTTAATTTCCATTTCTTCCTTCATTAGAATCTCCTTATTGCCACTGTTTTAACATTTTCAATTATTTGATCAATAGCATCTATGGATATTGTAATTTTCTTTTCATCCCCCATATCAAAAATTAAATCTTCAATAGCTCGGGATATTCTATTGTGAATTGTTTTATTTTCTCTCCAATCCACTTGGCTATGCTCTTTTATAATATTAGTTATTCCTATTGCTAAATCAGAAATAAAATCTTCATCTATAGATTCATTTAAATCATTTAATATAGGTAATAGCACCCCATAAAAAGCCCTTGCATGAACATTATCTTTAATTTTATCTGGACAACTAATATCTGATTTTTTGTTTGTGAAATCATCCATAAGTCTTTCCATTTTAGATAAATATTCTCCCTCTGATATTATTTTATTTTTATATTCTTCTAAAGTTTCTTTAATCTTTTTAGAAAAACTATCATAATATGCTGGATCCTCTTCTCTTTTGCTAGTAATAGTCTTTGTTAATCCACTTCTAATAGCATCTGCCTTTGATCTAGGAGAATTTAATCCCTTTAGTTGTTCCTTAAAATCATCCTTATTTAAAATATCTATAGGAGGAGTTATTTTTTTAAGACCTGAAACTAATATATGCTTATCTAATAAATTTTGCATTTGTTTTTCATATTCTTTATTGTCAATTCCATCTGCATATCTTATTTTTATTGTTCTTCTAACTTTTGAATAAAAAGCAAATTCACTTTTATATTTATTTACTTCTCCCCTCTTCATTGTTTTGTAAGCTTTTTCTGAATTAAGAACAGAATTTAAGTTTCTACCAAATTCACTTAATAAATTATAAAAATTTTCCCTTAGTTTTTTATCTTCCAATGATGCTTCAATCTCTTCAATATCATTTTTATTATTTAAATTAGTAAATAAACTTTTAAGTTGGCTATATGATTCTCTTAATTTTCCTAAGAAACTTAAAATATCAACTACTGTTCCTTTTAAATCTGCTTCTTCAAAATTTTCAAGTCCACTTTCTCCACTATAAGTTTCCATCGCTTCATTTAAATTAGGAAGTAAGCCTCTGTAATCAACAATAAGTCCATAATCCTTTCCTTCATGTATTCTATTTGCCCTAGCAATAGCTTGTAAAAGTCCATGTTCTTTTAATTGTTTATCAATATATAGTATTTGACATATTGGTGCATCAAATCCTGTTAAAAGTTTACTACAAACTATTAATATATCTATTTCTCCATCTTTAAATTTATTTGTAATAGTCTCTTCATAAGATTCAGGTGTTTTATATTTTTTCATCATTCTGTTCCAAAAATTTATAACTTTATTGTCAGTTTCAGAATCTATATCTTCCACTCCTTCTCTCATATCTGGAGATGAAATAATAACTTCACATTTTAAATCACTAAACTCCTCAAAACAATCTAAATATCTAACTGCATCCTTTTTTAAATTAGTTGCAAGCATTGCTTTAAAACCACTTGCCTTGTATCCTTTAGTGAAATGCTCATCTATATCCAAAGCTATCCTTCTAATTCTTCCATCTGTTGAAGTTAATCTTTTTACGCTACTCCATTTCTTTTTTAAATCTATTCTATTTTCTTCCACCATATTTTCAGTAGTTTTATCAAACCATAAATCTATATTTTCTTCATCTACTTTTTGTTCAACAAATTTTCCTTCATATACTAATGGAACTATTGTTCCATCTTGAACACCGTCAGAAATTGTATATTTGTGAATTATTTTCCCAAATTTACTCATTGTATTTTTTTCTTTTTTCATTAGTGGAGTCCCTGTAAATCCAACATAACAAGCATTTGGAAATACTACTCTCATTTTTGTTGCAAGTTGCCCATAGTTTGATCTATGGCTTTCATCTACTAGTACAAATATATTTTTTGATTCATTTTTTACATTTGATTTTTCAGCTATTTCAAATTTATTTATTACTGTAGTTATAATATCAACTTTGTTGCTATTAATAAGTTCTACTAGATTACTTCCAGAAGAAGCTTTTGCAACATTTAGTCCCACATGGGCAAATGTAGTTGATATTTGTCCGTCTAAAGCTTTTCTATCTGTCGTTATTATTATTTTAGGGTTAACTTTTCCCATTTCCATTAATATATATTTTGCTAGCATTACCATTGTTAAACTTTTTCCACTTCCTTGAGTATGCCAAATAACCCCACCTTGTCTATTTCCATGAGAATCATCAGTGTTAATTGTTTTTATAATTTCTTTAATGGCAAAATATTGTTGATATCTACATATTTTTTTAGTACCTGCATCGTATAGAATAAAATATTTTATAAATTCTTTAATACGTTCTAGAGAAAAAATTGATATTATATTTTTATCTTGAAGTGTTACTGTTCTCCCTGTAATATATTTGGAAATTTCAAAGTTAAGAAATTCTAAATCTTGTTCTTTCCATATATTCCAATATTTTTTAGGAGTTCCTGTTGTTGCATATTTAACATCATTTTTATTAGTTCCCATTATAATTTGAGAAAATTTAAATAATTGTGGAATATAATCATCTGTTTGATTTCTCAAATTTTGTTCAATAGCTTGACTTGTTGGAATATGTGGAGCTTTACATTCTATTACTCCAAAGGGAATTCCATTTATAAATAATACAATATCAGGTCTTGCATTCCTTTCTTTATCTAAACTATCCACTGAAAATTCTTCAGTTACATGAAATACATTATTTTCAAAATTATCCCAATCAATGTATTTAATATTAAAACCTAAACTTCTCCCATTATTAAGGGTTTCACTATAGGTTCCACCTAGTAGTAACATATCATATATTTTTTCACTAGTTGTTATTAAACCAGTAGTTAATGGCTCATCTAAATCCTTTATAGCTTTATGTATATTTCCAAGAGAAAAATTCTTTTCTTCCTCACCAAATTTAACTTTATTTATTTTTTGCAATTGTTTTTCTAAAATATCTTTTAAAAGAACATTATATAAATTTCCCCTTTGACTATTACATTCATCTGGGGATATGTATTCATACCCCATATTCTTCAATAGTTCAATAGCTGGAATTTGACTAGCTTCTAATTCTGAGTATGATTTTTCTTTCCCCATTAGTACACTCCTTATTATATAAACATTTGCTGTAATAAACCTTTTTTAATTTCCTTTAACTTCTCTATTTTATTTTCCATTAATTCTATTTCTTCATCTGCCATTGATAAGAAATTAGCTATTTTTTCTTGTTCTGGGAGAGAAGGTAAGATACATCTTATATTAGGAAAATCTTTTTTACTCATAACTCTATTTCTTCCAGCTCCACCAGGAGAAATCATAGCTAAAGAAAACTTAAATTGTTTTCTTTTTATATAGTGTTTAAAATAGTTAATATTTAGATTGAGTTTAGCTACATATGTTGGGAATCTGTGAGAAACTAATCTTCCAGTATCTTCTTTTTTGCAAATAGCAACCGCATGTTCCCAAGCGAAAGTGATCCTAACAATAAAATCATTTTCTTTTACTTTATATAGAGTATCCATAGAAATATTATTTGGATTTTCAATTTTTTTATGCATTGTTCCTTTAGCATGACTTCTAATTCCTAAAGTTTCATATGGAATTGAAGGTTTTGGAACGGGCCTTAAATTTAATATTAAAATTTCTCCTAATTTTTTTTCTTCCCACTGAGGATAATCATTTCCAAATTCATCTTTAAATCTTAATTCTTGACTAAATATCTTTTGCATATATCCTTTTTTATTTTCTTTTAGTAACTCTAATTTCTTTTCTTCTAGCTCTATCTCTTTATCAAATAAAGTTAAAAAATCAGCTATTTTTTCTTGTTCTGGAAGAGAAGGAAAATTAATTTTTAAAATTTTATATTCTTCAGCATTTATTCCTGGTTGACCAGAA
It encodes:
- a CDS encoding transglycosylase domain-containing protein, encoding MKKIFKIILAGCILSFLVGVIGVFGIVHHYKKELPNIAELIESYSPSIPTRVYDINGKQIDELYKEIRIPARIEEVPMISRNAFLAIEDRRFYSHYGIDPIGILRAIVINIRYKSARQGASTFTQQLARNAFLSHDKKLSRKIKEAILTIEIEKTYTKDEIFEKYLNEIYFGEGDYGIKSAAKSLFHKDISNINIPEAAVLAGIPNRPRYYNPRRNLEASLNRMRIVLSQMKKFNMITKEEYEIAMKHKFVKIDDVKDIGKINLKNTTIIYNREVINKSLAPSFTDLVHDYLIENFDEEAIYNDGLQVYTTLNFDMQKIAEETFDNYKPMMEDEKLQGGMISINSSNGYITSIVGGKNFKPRNFNRAIMANRQIGSSFKPFVYFTAILDGKSENTIIEDSRLVQGNWAPRNYGTLFRKNITLVEGLNRSINMVAIKLLKGVGFNKLFDVVGKLDSNLNPPRDLTAALGSVSSSPLNLAKAYSVFSNGGYVVEPLVVIEVKDKNGNTLIKNTPKITKVFDSKDIALTTNLLENSVESGTSTRAKVITKRGKRISQGGKTGTTNDSRSVWYAGITPEYATTVYLGYDDNSKMHKKTGGGLAAPIWREYYKKIIDEGYYAPSKFEFIDNLVLNGELYYQDLGALSGLRESSKTKRKFLLKNNRIELEKEDKYNKNIQDILYK
- a CDS encoding M48 family metallopeptidase encodes the protein MKEEMEIKLSENILKFTLERKNVKHINLRIKSDGSIFVSANLELSIEAIENFIRKKEHLILNHLEKVEDDKNIYKESDKRYIPGETFIFLGRAVRLKVIKSLEEYIKTDGVYIYLYIKNPDNFNKKKNMMESYYADFSKKIFGEILENIYPKFKKYGVNLPKIKIRKMTKRWGSCLYKKEAIILNKKLIEIDRECIEYVVLHELSHFVHPNHSKDFYNLVTVFMPDWKKRKARLEEQGKYLKL
- a CDS encoding alanyl-tRNA editing protein — encoded protein: MKIQVNSCNKTKEGYEVEVQYVDIFSLKLYPDGKGGQLGDRGNIGGSKILKVAEDKVILENKIDAGTYDYEIDLERREDIAIQHSAEHLFSGIAKEKFNLNNVGFRMTETFTTVDLDSNNITDEDVKNLMKEVNLAVKKGGEIKTKICSPEEAEAIALRKPVSSKIKNEDIRIVKISKFDTCACAGFHASDLKDIRLVKLISRETKGKNTRFSIIAGQRAIDDYEMKSEIVKELKHKFSCKDNEIVSYVDNQFKNYDILKKEFNDINEKYTHVLYNNLDDNIIDINGNKIVILEEPKEVINCMKKIFDKNLTLIGLTDENIMLISNCLDCGELIQKIRKTHPNFKGGGKGKQGNIKGSIEKEEIFKIFKNIL
- a CDS encoding restriction endonuclease subunit S, whose protein sequence is MNEQKVPKLRFPEFTGEWEEKKLGDISKNISYGMNSASTVYDGKNKYIRITDISEKNNRFIPNPLTSPLEIVDEKFKLKKNDLLFARTGASTGKTYLYKEEDGNIFFAGFLIKFEIKNSYNSKFVFYNTLKNSYKKWIKIMSFRSGQPGINAEEYKILKINFPSLPEQEKIADFLTLFDKEIELEEKKLELLKENKKGYMQKIFSQELRFKDEFGNDYPQWEEKKLGEILILNLRPVPKPSIPYETLGIRSHAKGTMHKKIENPNNISMDTLYKVKENDFIVRITFAWEHAVAICKKEDTGRLVSHRFPTYVAKLNLNINYFKHYIKRKQFKFSLAMISPGGAGRNRVMSKKDFPNIRCILPSLPEQEKIANFLSMADEEIELMENKIEKLKEIKKGLLQQMFI
- a CDS encoding toxin-antitoxin system YwqK family antitoxin gives rise to the protein MKKILTVLILGMCFMVTGCKDKHPVLENRMINGSVVVYNTNNNKPYTGEYNVTSYNKLNDAYVITEKNSYKKGLKDGACYIYSQDGVLEKKDIYIKGKLLTSNTYYENGQLKIKYALGENGKPMGPFETYYENGQLQSKGTIGELEEKIGIWEYYYENGQLKTKENYNRVEN
- the rlmN gene encoding 23S rRNA (adenine(2503)-C(2))-methyltransferase RlmN, with the protein product MENLKKELLNLNEKELTDLVVSLGMKKFNGKQIYGWLHSKIARNVHDMTNLSLKSREVLAEHAYIPLLNLLNHQVSKKDGTEKFLFGLQDGNTIETVLLKHKERITICISSQVGCPVKCAFCATGASGFERNLDVHEILNQVYTVERRLRNKGETINNIVFMGMGEPFLNIENLIKSIRILSDENGLNISKRKITVSTSGIVTGIERLLEEKLPVGLAISLHAVDNEKRNMLVPINKKYPLEDLFSTLVQYQRATNRRITFEYILIKEVNVSQGDAEVLANFIHSFDHALNLIPYNPVLDNEFERPSQKKIEKFYNYLKNDRKVNVIIRGEKGTDIDGACGQLRRRNVTK
- a CDS encoding type I restriction endonuclease subunit R; translated protein: MGKEKSYSELEASQIPAIELLKNMGYEYISPDECNSQRGNLYNVLLKDILEKQLQKINKVKFGEEEKNFSLGNIHKAIKDLDEPLTTGLITTSEKIYDMLLLGGTYSETLNNGRSLGFNIKYIDWDNFENNVFHVTEEFSVDSLDKERNARPDIVLFINGIPFGVIECKAPHIPTSQAIEQNLRNQTDDYIPQLFKFSQIIMGTNKNDVKYATTGTPKKYWNIWKEQDLEFLNFEISKYITGRTVTLQDKNIISIFSLERIKEFIKYFILYDAGTKKICRYQQYFAIKEIIKTINTDDSHGNRQGGVIWHTQGSGKSLTMVMLAKYILMEMGKVNPKIIITTDRKALDGQISTTFAHVGLNVAKASSGSNLVELINSNKVDIITTVINKFEIAEKSNVKNESKNIFVLVDESHRSNYGQLATKMRVVFPNACYVGFTGTPLMKKEKNTMSKFGKIIHKYTISDGVQDGTIVPLVYEGKFVEQKVDEENIDLWFDKTTENMVEENRIDLKKKWSSVKRLTSTDGRIRRIALDIDEHFTKGYKASGFKAMLATNLKKDAVRYLDCFEEFSDLKCEVIISSPDMREGVEDIDSETDNKVINFWNRMMKKYKTPESYEETITNKFKDGEIDILIVCSKLLTGFDAPICQILYIDKQLKEHGLLQAIARANRIHEGKDYGLIVDYRGLLPNLNEAMETYSGESGLENFEEADLKGTVVDILSFLGKLRESYSQLKSLFTNLNNKNDIEEIEASLEDKKLRENFYNLLSEFGRNLNSVLNSEKAYKTMKRGEVNKYKSEFAFYSKVRRTIKIRYADGIDNKEYEKQMQNLLDKHILVSGLKKITPPIDILNKDDFKEQLKGLNSPRSKADAIRSGLTKTITSKREEDPAYYDSFSKKIKETLEEYKNKIISEGEYLSKMERLMDDFTNKKSDISCPDKIKDNVHARAFYGVLLPILNDLNESIDEDFISDLAIGITNIIKEHSQVDWRENKTIHNRISRAIEDLIFDMGDEKKITISIDAIDQIIENVKTVAIRRF